In Rhododendron vialii isolate Sample 1 chromosome 9a, ASM3025357v1, the following are encoded in one genomic region:
- the LOC131299477 gene encoding protein RALF-like 32: MSFKVERELAIVTIEKSSAMIFPQLSILLFLLILLSHGGFVSVTTTTTHDAPVKCIGSIAECNADLEILMESEVTRRFLATKYISPGALKRDEPVCRGGASGEAYSKTGGCLPPQSNPYNRGCSKYYRCRSDA; this comes from the coding sequence ATGTCCTTCAAAGTAGAAAGAGAGCTAGCCATAGTAACAATTGAAAAGAGCTCCGCCATGATCTTCCCCCAACTCTCAATTCTTCTATTCCTCCTTATCCTGTTAAGTCATGGCGGATTTGTCTCCGTCACGACGACCACGACCCATGATGCACCTGTAAAATGCATCGGTTCGATAGCAGAATGTAACGCAGATTTGGAGATATTAATGGAGTCGGAGGTGACCAGAAGGTTCTTGGCGACCAAGTACATATCGCCCGGGGCTTTAAAGAGAGATGAGCCAGTATGTCGCGGTGGTGCTAGTGGTGAAGCTTATAGCAAGACTGGTGGTTGTCTCCCGCCGCAGTCCAACCCTTATAACAGAGGCTGCTCAAAATATTACCGTTGTAGAAGCGATGCATGA